The genome window AAAGAGGCCGCCGAACGGGCCAATATGATCAAAGATGAATTCGTGGCCAACATCAGTCACGAATTGCGCACGCCGCTCAACGGCATCCTCGGCATGCTGCAACTGTTGGATTCCATGCCCATGAGCGGGCAGCAGCGCGAGTTCGTGCGCACGGCCAGCGTTTCGGGCCAGGCTCTGTTGCGCATTATTTCGGATATTCTTGATTTCAGCCGCATTGAATCCGGCAAGATGAAACTGCAAATCGAGCCCTTTGACTTCAAGAGCGCGCTCACGTCCTCGCTGGATCTTTTCCGGAGCGAGGCCGTAAGCCGGGGCCTGTCCTTCGGCGTCCGCATCGGGGACGGCATCCCCGGGCGCATGCTCGGCGACGACGCCAGGGTGCGGCAGATTCTTTTCAACATCGTGGGCAACGCGCTGAAATTTACCGAAAAGGGCGGCATACGGGTGGAATGCTCGTTGCTGCCCCAGGGGGGCAAGGATTGGGCCTGGGTATACCTGGCCGTGACGGATTCGGGCGTCGGCATCGCCGAGGAGGACCAGACCAGGATTTTCGAGGCATTTACCCAACTGGACAGTTCCCCGACCCGGAAACACACCGGCACGGGCCTGGGGCTCAGCATCGTCCGGCATCTGACGGCGCTCATGGGCGGCGGCATCGTGGTCGAAAGCGAGCCGGGAAAAGGCACGACCATGCATTGTTCCCTGCGGTTCTCCCGCCTGCCGGAGGGCCTTGAAGACATCGCGCCGGCCGAGGAGCCGCGCGAGTTTTTCGGGAAAGGCCCCCTGCACGTCCTTGTGGCCGAAGATGACGCCGTGAGCCGGTTCGCTCTCGGGGTTTTTTTGCAGCGTCTGGGCCATGTGCCCGTGTGCGTGGGCAACGGCGGGCTTGCGCTGGAAATGCTCCAGCTGCATCCCTTTCATTGCCTTTTCACGGATATCCAGATGCCGGGCATGGACGGGCTGGAAGTCGTCAGGCGGATACGGGAGAGCGATCTGGACGGCATCGCGCCGTCGGATGAAGCGCGAGCCCTTCTGCGCGAGACCTTCCCCGACTGGCGGGAGGCGGTGTGCCCCGTGCCGCCGGACACCGTGACCGTGACGGTAAGCGCCCACACCATGAAAGGGGATAAGGAGCGCTTCCTGGACGCGGGCATGGACTTCTATATCTCCAAACCCGTTGCCATGAAGGATCTGGACGAGGTGCTCCGGAAAATTTCCGTGCGCCTCGCCCGCGTGGAAGCCCTGACCGAGTAAGCGCCGTTTTCCTAAAAGCTAAAGGGGATGGTGATGAGCAGCTTGAAGTCGTGCTCGTCCTGAAAGGCGTTTTTGAACCCCTGCCAGTCGTTCAGCCCGGTGCTGTTGGTGTACTGCATGTAATGGGCTTTGACGGTCGCGCCCTTGAGGGGGCCGTCCGGGACCGTATAGATGAGGTCCGCGGCCCAGGCCCGCTCGTTGAGGCGGGTCGAGTAGCCGTACGCCTTGCCGTCCCAGCCGTGGGAATAGGTCAGGCCCGCTTCAAACCCCTCGTAGCCGAACAGGGAAAACTTCCGCGACACGTTGACGAAGGCCGCGCTTTCCCGGTCGTGGTTCCAGTCCGAGCGGGTGTTCCAATCCGGCTCCAGGGCGCCTTGCGAGCCGCCGTACGCGCTGATGAGGCGGTAGGCGAAATAGCCCTTGTTGTTCTCGTTGTTCTGCGGGGCCAGGGTGTACGTGTACTCCGCGCGCAACGTCCACGGCCCGATCTCATACCGGCTGAAGAGAAAATGCTGCGTGGCCGCGCCCGCGAAGTTGTCGTTCGCGCCGGAAGAGTCCGAATCGTCCATCATATACAGCTGATAGCCGAAGGTGAATTCGCCGTCCCCGGCCTTGCGCCGGTTCTTGATCTTGAAATGGGCGTTTTTCAGGAATTTTTCGGATTCGCCGTACGCCGCCTCCACGGTGGTGCCGGCGAGAAAGACTTCTTCGTCAAAGGTGTACCGCGCGCCGAGGGACCAGAGCCAGGCCACGTGGGATTTGTCGTCGCGGCGGAAGTGGTAGGTGTCGCGGTACCAGGGGGCCTTGTATTCGTCCGCCCAGGCGGCGGCCATGGAAAAGCCCTTGTAGGAAAAGCCGGTCTCCGCTCCCCGGTAGGTGCCGGGATACACGGACCAGTTCGTGCCGAGCACGCCCGGCCCCGTGGGCTGGAAATACCCGGCCTTGCCCCACCAGGTCTCGTTGTGGCGGAATTTGACCAGCGCCTTGTGCATGGAAACGCCGTTATCCGGGTGAGTGGCGTCCCAGTTGATGCTCCAGGGGTCGCGGGCCGGGAAAAAGGCCAGTTCATGGAACGGCCGGCCGCTGCTCCAGAGGTCCGTGGCCGAGAACGCGCCGACGTCCACGCCGATAACGTCGCCGATGAACCCGGAGGAAAATTCCGCGCCCACCCCGGTTGTCGCGTGGTCCAGGTTGTTGTGCCAGCGGTCGTCCTCGTTGCTTTTGCGCATGCGTTTGCGCTGGAAATAGTAAAAATTCCCGGTGACCTTGCCGTCGTCAAAAAACTTGGTGCCCGTGGAAAAAGACCGCTCCTGCGACTCTTCCACATCGTGCAGCGGCGGGTCAGTCTCGTCGGAGGCCGCCGCGGGACGGGGCAGGGCGATCAGGACCGCGAAAACAACGGCAACGGCGGCGTACCGGCGTTTTTTCCGGAAAAAGGATAACGGCATACGTTCCCTCGCGGCCGGACTACCGGCGCCGTCCGTGCGTATTTTCGACCGCGCCCCATTTGCCCGCGGGCAGACATTCCGGCGCTCCCCTCACATAGGCGTTGCCGTCCCAGCGGTAGGGGATGGAGCACTCGGGCACGCAGAGATAATAGTCCGCATACAACGCCGTGTCCCTGGCCGTTACAACAAAGGGGGCCGTGGCGGTATCCACCGTGAAGGCCGGTTCCATCTCGCAAAGAGGCGCGGCGCGCCCTTCGCCCGGCGCCTTCCAGAGGACCTTGCCCCAGTCGTCCACTTCGGGGTTGGTGAAAAAGTCCTTCTCTTCCGGCAAGGCGGGCGTCACAAAGGCGATTTTCCCGTCAGCCACACGCAGTATGTATTGGCGCGGGGTTTTCAGGAGATTTTCATAGGCGTTGTCGTACTCGGGACTTTTACCCACAACAACAAGGGCGTGGCCCCAGAACGCGCCGTCGCTTCCCTTCCGCATGCTGTAGGTATTGGAGGGCGTTTCGTCCGTTGCGCGGTAAAGGAACGGTTTGTCATAGGTGAGGACGAAGGTCTCCCCGCCGTCCAGGCCGGTGGCGGTATACGGGTACCGCCGGTTTTCCTGTTTGGGAGTCTCAAGCAAAGCGTTTTGCTCCCGCGCGTAAGTGACGAGCCAGGCGGGCTTGGCGCTGCCGCGCAAAAGGTCGTACGCGCCGGGGTAGCGGCGCTCGTTCCGGTTTTCCTTCCCGTTTTTCGCCGCCCCGTTTTTCGCTGCAAGGGCGAGCCTGGCCGCGGGATCCTCCAGAAGAAGGGTAAGGCGCGCGTCCGGCGTTTTGGCGAGTTCCGCCACTGTCCGGAAGTAGCGTAAAACCGGTTCGTCGTTTTTGGTATAGGCGGCCGTGAACGCGTTCGTATCCCCTATCAGGCGGTACAGAGGAAATTGGCGGTCGGCGAGCCAGCCGTCCGTAAAGGAGCGGACAAGGTCCAGTGCCGCGCCCTCAAAGGAGCCGAGAAAGGCCGCCAGCGCGGCTTCCACGGCCTGTTCATGGTTCCGGACGGTTTCATTCTTGTCCGCCAGCGTCCGGATATACCCGGTGACCGGGAGAAGGTTGCCCTTGGCGTCAAACGGCGATTTGGGCTTCCAGCCGTCATCCTCGCGGCAGATCCCGTCCGCCATGATGAAGGATTGGGCGGTTTCGTTCCAGGTGTAGGTAAAGCCCGAGCATTTCGGCTCGCAGGTGTAGGACAGGCCCGGGGAGGCGAAAAGCTGCTTCGCGTCCGCGCGGAAGGCAAAGGGGCCGGTTTCGCCGGTGAGGGTCAGCACGCCCTGCATCGCGCATTCGTTGATGCTGATGTTGCCGGGGCCGTATTCGTATTTCTCGGGCCGCAACGGGTGCTGTTCGCCGGGATAGAAGTCTTCGGTCACCGGCGCGATGATGGGATTCAGGGCAAAGGAGCCGTCGGCCACGCGGACGATGAAGGCCATGTTCCTGTCGCCGCTGCCGGACGAGGCGATTTCCGTACCGGGGAAAAGAATGGCCGCCCACAATTGCCCGTTGACCCGGCGTGTGACGTAGTTTTCACGGTCCCTGTACGGGTCCGCCTGGTACGCGTCGTATTCGGCCAGGGTTTGGGCCACCACGTCGCGGCCGCTGTGGTATGTGGCATACAGGCAGACGGGCCGGAGCAGGATCAAAAACGCCGGGTCCGTGAGCGGGGTTTTGGCGGCAAGGCTCATGTAGCGGGTCAGGGCCGCCCGTCGTTGCATGAATTTGGCGCGTTCCTCTTGGCCGTAGTCGTCGTCCCGGCTGCTGTAGTCGATTTCATGGAGGGAAACCGCGCCGTTGTGTTGCAGAAAATTTTCGGCCCATTTCCGGGAATCGCCCGTGAACAGTTTCAGGAACGCTTCACGCGCGGCGGTGAACGCTTTTTCCGATTCGGCAAAGGCGGCGTCCCTGGCAGCCAGCGCGTCAATGCGCTGCCGCACGGCCGTTTTTTCATTGGTCCTTTTTTCCTCCGCCAGGGCCGTTCCCGGCAGAAAAACGGTAAGCACAAGGGCCGCGACAAGGAGCCGGAGAAGGTTGCGCATGGAAAACGTCCTGGATTGTGGTGCATCGGATTGCCGGACGTTCCCCAAAAACGCGACCCGGCTGTGTCACCGTATACTATTCCGGCAGAGGAGTCATCAGTGGTTTGCTATAAAGTGGAGGAGGGGGGAAGAAAAAAGGCGGCTCGGTGACGGAGCCGCCTTTTTTATAATCATGCGCGGGTTACTTCACCCGCACGATATAGCCGTCTTTGCGCTTCATGGGTTTGGGCGGCTCCCCTTCGATATACCCGAGCGAGCAGGCGGCAATGCCGATATACTCACCGGTCACGCCCCATTTTTGCAAGAGCGCCTTGCCTTCCGCGCTCTCGAACATCTGGCGCTCGCGGTTGACCCAGCACGTGCCCAGGCCC of uncultured delta proteobacterium contains these proteins:
- a CDS encoding exported hypothetical protein (Evidence 5 : No homology to any previously reported sequences), producing MRNLLRLLVAALVLTVFLPGTALAEEKRTNEKTAVRQRIDALAARDAAFAESEKAFTAAREAFLKLFTGDSRKWAENFLQHNGAVSLHEIDYSSRDDDYGQEERAKFMQRRAALTRYMSLAAKTPLTDPAFLILLRPVCLYATYHSGRDVVAQTLAEYDAYQADPYRDRENYVTRRVNGQLWAAILFPGTEIASSGSGDRNMAFIVRVADGSFALNPIIAPVTEDFYPGEQHPLRPEKYEYGPGNISINECAMQGVLTLTGETGPFAFRADAKQLFASPGLSYTCEPKCSGFTYTWNETAQSFIMADGICREDDGWKPKSPFDAKGNLLPVTGYIRTLADKNETVRNHEQAVEAALAAFLGSFEGAALDLVRSFTDGWLADRQFPLYRLIGDTNAFTAAYTKNDEPVLRYFRTVAELAKTPDARLTLLLEDPAARLALAAKNGAAKNGKENRNERRYPGAYDLLRGSAKPAWLVTYAREQNALLETPKQENRRYPYTATGLDGGETFVLTYDKPFLYRATDETPSNTYSMRKGSDGAFWGHALVVVGKSPEYDNAYENLLKTPRQYILRVADGKIAFVTPALPEEKDFFTNPEVDDWGKVLWKAPGEGRAAPLCEMEPAFTVDTATAPFVVTARDTALYADYYLCVPECSIPYRWDGNAYVRGAPECLPAGKWGAVENTHGRRR
- a CDS encoding conserved exported hypothetical protein (Evidence 4 : Homologs of previously reported genes of unknown function), giving the protein MPLSFFRKKRRYAAVAVVFAVLIALPRPAAASDETDPPLHDVEESQERSFSTGTKFFDDGKVTGNFYYFQRKRMRKSNEDDRWHNNLDHATTGVGAEFSSGFIGDVIGVDVGAFSATDLWSSGRPFHELAFFPARDPWSINWDATHPDNGVSMHKALVKFRHNETWWGKAGYFQPTGPGVLGTNWSVYPGTYRGAETGFSYKGFSMAAAWADEYKAPWYRDTYHFRRDDKSHVAWLWSLGARYTFDEEVFLAGTTVEAAYGESEKFLKNAHFKIKNRRKAGDGEFTFGYQLYMMDDSDSSGANDNFAGAATQHFLFSRYEIGPWTLRAEYTYTLAPQNNENNKGYFAYRLISAYGGSQGALEPDWNTRSDWNHDRESAAFVNVSRKFSLFGYEGFEAGLTYSHGWDGKAYGYSTRLNERAWAADLIYTVPDGPLKGATVKAHYMQYTNSTGLNDWQGFKNAFQDEHDFKLLITIPFSF